The genomic segment GAAGAAAATCagagaaatcaaaattttcgatGGCCGGAGGTAACACTCGATCCGTTTCcgcatatattttttcatgttcatgtatacgtaaaaaacatgattttgagaaaaaatctgacatttgatatcagagccgTGATACCTCTGCCTTGAAAATTTTGCTTCTGGGAATTTACGtatgaaaatttgaaacttGAATTTCGAACATAATAATCATAAGAAACTTACCTGagaatttgttctcggttgCACCTTAGAGCCTTGAAGATAAAAATAtacagttttttttatttttcaaaatttcgaGAAAAGAAAATTGGAGGCCGAAGGTTTCTGAAAAATTTGGAGAAGGATGTAAAGATGCAGTAGTGATGTAAAGGAGATGTCTTGTACTTCAAATGGAATCATTCAATTTGAAGGGACATCTCACGTGAAGACTTCAATgcaatgtttaattaatttattttttttaattaaaataattaattaagtgggACCCACATATATTGATTGTGCATGTGTGATGTGTCGGTTATAacatatgtgtatatatatatttatttattttattattttttaataataataataataaataataattaatgtgttattaagttatatgtataatttgGTATACATGTagcatttggttaaataatttgtacacattaaaatatttcCAAATTCAGCGTAATTTCTAATACgtgtttagaaattattttttgcatgttacatataatatcaaatattatggataagtgtttgatgtgtacatacaaatttaatattatacttgcatttaatttttaagttttttaaatgcaaattgtattgaaaaatatttttgtaaatcaatattcacattatgttcatattaaattatattgagttgtttataatttaaaatgaacatatcaagtaagatgtgaatataatatttaaaataaaatatttcagatattcacaaatgaacaaataatcctcactttatcattactctgataaaagagaaaaactgatgaggagCCAACATTTTCACGTAAATgtgatcctcactttatcactactctgattgaagagaaaaactgatgggaAACGTTtttgttcatattaagtaaaaatgtgaatataaagttatttaactgaaaaattttaggcttataaagattcacataaatgtggataattaagatgaataataattataaggtgacgTGAGAAAACATGATCTGAGGGAGTTCTTTTAGATCGGTTTAAACTGCCTTGACTAGCCACTGGTCTCCCTGATGAACGTTGCTCTGACTAggagttaggtatttaaaggGCCTTAGCCCTACCTATCTTTCTTGGGAGCACTCTTGGAAAGTGTTGATTgcgaaataattattatataaagcattaagtaaagccaaaattttgtcCGGTGAAcgatataattttaaataattgaggaatagccacaacatccttaattatgaaaaattatacattaagaagatttggatcacataatggacaacaattgtaattaattatatagacataataaatttttctccacatggatttttattatatttatataactaattaggttaaaatatcaaattatatttttcttaatttacccacaggagttaaggaaaatacattttgatagttttatcataaagttacagaaaaatctaattgaattaaaattttagcccacaggcaaattttatgtcactagattttttaaaaacatgaattacattggtaaaacatgatattgtctcaaaattttaagcatattatattttgtgcagttatgcaacctgcgagcttttctgatatgaaatgtgacattTCCGATCTAAAGggcgataattataaaattcgaaaagaaagaattcttcttcaattgggGTGGATgaatattgattatgctatacggaaagacgaaccatctgctattactgaaaacagcattccggatgatgttgatctttatgaaaaatgggagcgatctaatcgactctgcgcaatgttcataaagaccaaaatctctgctGGTATGCGTTGTTCTGTCGATCAGCATAATAATGTCAGAGAATTACTGAAGGCTATTGATGAACAGTTTCAGTCTTCAGATAAAGCACTTGCCAGTACCCTAATTATggaattctcttcattaaggctcaccagtgtgagaggtgtgcgagaacacatcatgaaaatgcgagacatagcggctcggctcaagacacttgaagtggaaatgtctgagacttttcttgtgcactatattttatgcactcttccacaGCAATATAGacccttcaaaatttcttacaacacacataaggataaatggtcaatcaatgaattaatgaccatgtgtgttcaagaggaaggaatGTTGTTGATGGAAACGAGTGATAATGTATTTATGACCACGCAAGGAAAGTACAAGAAACAAGTCAAAGTCAAGGGAAAAGGGAAAGGAATAATTCCACCTCAACCTGACATtaagaaagaatccaagtgtttcttctgtaaaaagacgggatacatggaagataataatCGCTTTTAGATAACCTAtcgccatgattcatgtattttattttctcctatggtaaatgagatatatgtgtcaagtgggagaatgtaagaaaaacGTGACACATAGCGTGTACAAATTGAAATTGGCGACGGCCAAGAAAATTAAGTTACGTACACGAATCTTCTTTTGAAATTCATGCTCCCAAATTTTctcgttgatggtatgagatgcctataaatagtaacgattgaggtccctaagcacacacacctcataagaaatatACACCATCTAAAGAGATCGTGCAGTGCTTAGAAGGCTTCAACCGAGAAAAAAATCagagaaatcaaaattttcaatggccggaggtaacacTCGATCCGCTTCcgcatatattttttcatgttcatgtatacgtaaaaaacatgattttgagaaaaaatctGACATGATGCTTACATGTCAATGCGATATTGAGCTTATGGTAGCAGAAAATGTGGTATAAAGCTATCATGTTTACCCGACTATATATTGCATATgataatgatatatatatatatatatatatgttagagCAAAGTCATGTACAATAATGTTGGAATCAACTCAAAATGACGAGAGAAGCTTGCACCACCAAAATGCATGCGGTAACCGAGGAAGATTGCCGGAAAAGGAAAgaaataaataacttaattaTACCTTACTTGGAATCCTCCGGCCATAGAACACCGAATCTTCCGGCATAGTCCCATTGAACGACGGCTGAGAATGCACGTATATCGAATACAACCCTTCATGGCCACTGAAGAATCTCTCCCAAAGCGGGGCCAACGGCAAGTACCCTTTTGCCAGAAACATGAAGGCGACTTTCGGGGTACGTTTGAATGGGAACTCACGAATCTTGGGCACCATTGAAGCTCTCCACAGAAGTTCCTCCTCCTTCATGTCATGCATGGCAATTGGTGGCTTGATATATTCCTTCAGCCCAATTCTTCCAGCTGGGATTGGAGGCAGAGGCTGTGGACACGGCGGTGGCACTGCTGTTGTTGAAGGAGGTGGTGGTGGCAGTAGCAGAGGAGGCGGTGGTGGCGGTGATGATGATATGCATAATGAAGAAGATCGGACGATGTCATTGGAGAATCGCTTGCGTTGCGAGTCAAGTGGGATTTCTTTGAGATAAGAAATTAAAGTGATTCCGATCACTAAACCGGAACCAAAGAAGAGGAAATAAataatgagattatgaaggtaGCCTTGAGAATTGAGGAGATTGACGGCTGTGATCAATTGTTGTTTTTCTTCATGGGGTAACTGTTTGTTCTTCATTTTTTGATCAATGGAGATGAATACGTCCGAAATGCTCGGAGAGGGAACGATCAatcaagaaaaatgaaatgtcATCATATTGATCAAAACCTTATACTTATCGTTATCCTTATTAAGAAGAATTTTCAAGAATGTTGTGGCATAGAAGAAGCTTGACTTTTCCATTTCCCAAgattccaaaactcaaaactcTCCCATATTTTATGTGCCGATCGGCATtcttcttgaaattttaaaaaaataattaaaagaatCTGAGAAAACTAGTAACTGCTTTAGCTAACATCACTCGTAATCCTCGAACCCTGCCAAGATTAAAGAATAAGCACAAAAAGAGACATTTTCATCGACTTGTGAGGCAAAATACACCTACTTAGTATGTGTAAGATTTGGAAAATGAAAGAAATTAGTTGTTTAAGAGGAGAAGTAATTAAAAATGGGAAGTGGTGAAAAGGGAGATGGAGAGTTGAGAGTGCCAAGTGGACTGCCAAACGTCCAATGCTTTGCTTTGTTTCCTTATTTTGAGGTAAGGCATTTCACGTGGACAAATTTTTTGTCGAGACCGTTATCATGCGCACATAAATACATATATTTCAAGTTTGTATCCACTATTGACGTTGGTGTGTGAGGTCAACCGAtgactttgaaatttttttcctcttttttttttcctttaggtattcaatcccataaataagaaatattttttctttatagTTAAGTATTGCTATTAAACATATTTCATTGAAAAGTGTATGCAACTCATCGACTTGAGCCTCTGATTCGCATAAACCCATGGCATACCGTCGTGTGTGGCTGAGGCTAAATAATTATTCTATTCCTGACGTACAAGCTAAGCTGAGCCAAACTCATGACGATATCCACTCAAGGGTCATGCAAACGCTAGCATACTGGATCCTGAATGAGCCAACATCAAACCTGCTCGAATCAAACTGAACTCAATTGTATTTCTGCAAATTCCTTGCTAAATACAATTTATTTTAGCATAGTCAAGACTGGCATCTCACTTCGACTCAAGTTTACAGCAGTTCTTTTTTCTTTATGCGAAAAGCACAGCACACTAGTGAAAAGTTCAAGTTTCTCTGATCCAGCAACTTGCTAATTCTAAAGGCTTAATCATTGGCAAGGGGGTTCGTTTTCTTCATTACACAACACAACTGATTATGTATCACTCGGTCAAAACTGAATACCAATTCTAAGTTtcaatcttaacatgatatcaAGTACCAGCCTCTGGTTATCTGTTTGACTACCATTATGGGTCACTCACTAATATATTGTAAACTTCAAGTTTTGCTCCAGTTCATTCTCGGACGTGACAAAGTGGTTAAATATCTCACATCGGATTAAGTTATATATATGGACTTGAATAATCATATCTCTTTGAGCTAATTTTTGGGTGGAGTTAAACTTAAAtccataaaatttaaaaaaaaataccgtTAAATCGAGATAGCTGACTAACCATGTGGGAAACCGAGTTATCACTTTTTTTCTAGAGTTGGCGACAGGAACCTCCTATCTATCCACTGTATATATCAGGAATCATCACCATAGTCAGGACCAAGATCTCGTCAGCATTTTCTCGACTAAGTTATGCTATATACAAATTTTTTGAATGAACTCCTTCCCTTTTActataaaaaaggaaaaggcaACTCTTCATCTCACAAACATAGGATGATAGGATTAAAATACCTTTgaattcattttttaaaaccTTCAAGTGAAAAGTAAATCAAAAGAATCTACACAACCAAATCCACATGAGTGTAGATACATATATACAGCAAAACTGACCTTCAAACTCAGAAGTAAAGGTTATATAACCATGCTATAGAAGGAAATCTGGGATTACAGGTGATTTTGCTTCCGTATTTAATGCCACGTCTGGTGTTCGCCGACTCTTGTGCTTACCATGTCGACGACCGTTTTTCTTCTCGCTTTGCTGATCATGTTCCTTCTCCTTCATGGAACTTTTATCCTTTCTGTCTTCACCGTGAATATGATGATCTTTTCGTCTTCTTGAACCAGCAAACACTGGCTCAGTTACATCAATATTCGTCGTCATATTTCTTGATCCTGGTATTCCAACAACGAATTCATTATTCTTCCTTCTCTTACTTAATTTGTCCGATGATTTACTCCTTGAAGATGATGGTGCAGCTTCATTGCCTAAAAGCACTTCTTGCACTGCACCAGAGATAAGACCACCGTTGAACCCGGGTCTTTTAGAGGTGTCCTTTGTTCCTTCCCCATCATCCAATTTCACAACCACGGGCCTAGGCTTTGATTGGTTCATTTCTTTCTTAGTGACGAGTGATTGCTCAGCCAACTTGAGAAGGCCCTCTGTTTCAACAGTAGCATTTAGTTTAGGCTCATTAGCAGGTGGGTAGTCATTGGTGATCATTTCTTTATCATTTGAACCAAGATAATATAGCCCATGACGCTTCCGATGCTCAGCAAGTAAAGAAGTGGACTCAGTTGATAACTCAGGTTCATCCTTATTCTGACAATCAGAAATGCTAGGGCCATCTTTCTCCGTTGAACAAGGGTTTACAAGAGAAAATGAAGTTGATATTGGTAACTTAATATCACTGACAATTGCTTCCAAGTCACTAAGGTTTTCTTTAAGCTGCAGGCCACCTGGTACAGGTACTCTATCCTGGGCATTAACTGAAACTGGACCAAGCTCCTCAGAAAACGCATCAACAGTCAACTTAATCATTTCCAGAGCTTCAACTTCTCCGTTCATTTTATCCCCTTCAAGCTGGTCCAAACAGCCTTGTAAGTTTGATTTCATTAACTtaattaaaccaagaacattaTTTGCCCTCTCCTGCACTTCTACTTCATCACTGCAAGCCAAGGGTCCCAAATTGGATTCAACAAGCTGTACCAGGTCCATCATAGATTTACGAGTTAGATGATGTGCCATTGAAGAAGCTGCAGAAGTCAACTCAGGATCAATAACCTCAATTTCTCTATCCATTTTGATATTAAGCAATGAACCACTTGCCACAGCATCAGAAATAACCTGGTAATCTGTTGATTCTATTGATGGTGAAGCATCCTCTCTATCCAATGAGAGATATGAATGCATACAGAATGCTAGTACTTTAAATGTGGACTGAATATATACGGCTCTTACTGATGGTGGCAGGAGACTAGACCGTGGTTGTAACAATGCTTCCACAAGTTCAAATGGGTTTCTTGAAAGCTCGACATACTCCCCTGAAACCCAAGCAGCAGCAGATAGAACCTTGTGGATAAATTGGTTGGCAAGTAAAGCTGGATCAATCACCAAATTTCGAGCAACATGAACAAGCTCTGATCTAGCATCCTTAACCCTCATGCCAATATCAACAAGCTGGTCCTCGATCTCTTTCCCTTTCTGACAATGTGGAATCCTTGCCATTTCCCCGAGAAATGACACATACCAATCAAAATCGAAAATTATCTCATAGAAATTTCTTGAACAAGTCAACAACATCAATCCCAAAATCTCATTGCAGAACTCAGGGTCAGACTTCAGCGCATGACTGATCAAAATCCTGCAGATTTCCGCAACATTATCCTCGGAGACAATAGACATCAAAAGCCTCAAAGCCTCGAGTTTAATGTTAACATCAATATCACTCAAAGCCTTAACTATAACCTCCTTATTCTCCATAACAGCCCACAAATGATTCTGAGCAACAATGGTAAGCGCACGAAGTCCAAGATACTTGAGATTCGGATCATCATCTATCAAAAACTCAAGTATTTTACCAACTGCAAGCTTCACTGCTGATTCATGCTCACTCAAACTAGTAACAATAGTCCGCACGCACTCAAATACCAAAGATTTCGCTCCACTCCTCTCTAGATGCTCGCAGATTGGCTCCACCACTCTCCTCCCCAACCTGGGCTCAAGTGGGGTTAACAGGGAAAGTATCTTCAAAATCTTAATGAGAACCCAATTATTCCTACACTCGACTAAAACCTTATAAAACTCAGGTGCCAAAGGCAAATATGATCTGGGTTCTTTCACAGTGAGCTCACAGACCAATCCCACGGTTGCTGACAACACCCCCACATCACTACAATCAAGATTCTCTACTACCCGTTTAAAACAAACCCGAACCGCATCCGGGTAATGCTCGAAGACTCTCAAGACACCCGCGGTagctttcttcctcacaaaaaACTTACCACTACCAAGCAAATTAAACAATTCGGGAGTTAAATCACGCGCCAAATCAGTGTTGGCAATAGAGGAGAGAGTAGAAAGAGCAATACCCACGTCGTGTACATTGGATGAGGTGAGATCCTTCCGCAGCTGATGGGTGAGAAGGAGAATAACATCGGTAGTAAAAGGGTCGAAGGAGAGTGCTGCAGAGAGGTATGCAATGCGTTTGTGGGGATAAGCAGGTGAGGAGGAAAGCTCGATGGAGTGAAAAGCTGCCCAAGACATGTCAACTCCGTGTACAGAGTGGAGGTAGGTAAGTTTTTGGAGGGCGGTCGATTTGGTTAGGGGATCGGTTGATTTGATCTCGCGGCGGATTTCATCTATGGATTTGGAAATGAAGTCGGGAAGAATGGAAGGTGGGGTGAGACGCACGGATTTGATTAGGTTTTCCAATGATCTCTGGAAAAGTGACTCCATTAATGAAGGAGAAGCCATCTTCTCTGCTCTTCCTCGGGTACAGGGATTGGAGGGAGGGAGGAGCCTGCAGTAAAGAAATGGAAACGAAACAGGGGATGGCTGGTTTGTGTCTTCTCTGCTCTGCTCTTCTCTGATCTTAAGCCCACAAATTGTGGGTTCATAACATAATGATCATTAATAACAAATTACGTGACGATTATTTAAGCACATATAGATAAGCACAAATTACAACCATTTATCTTGCATTTATAaacttaccgatattcataataaaaaataattctcttagcataaaaagttatatttttttatggatgacccaaataaaatatttgtcttacaaaatacgactcgttaGATCGTCTCCCACAAATTTTTATCCCATAAAATTTAGTATGCCATTAAGATTTTGTTTGCTAAGAAAGTCGAATCCAAATGGAAACATTAGTTAGGAAACTTTCGAAACAAAAATAAGTTGAGAATTCTAGCTAGTACCCATAGCAAGGCAaatgaaatcaaaattttcaatcacAAGAAATGTGACCCCCGCTGAATTTTCAAGTGCTAAAATACtttatttttcaaatcaaaatccAAAAATGTGCCATAGAAACAAGATTGCCCTCAAAAACCTTGTTACTAACAAAGATGTTGAATATCTCCATGTATCATAAATATGACCACGTACGTCCAGATCACGAAAAACAGCATTAATCTTGGATTTGTGAGGACCAACAGATATCTTGTTTTCACTGTTAGTCGAATTGGTAGACTCGAATAGTACAAACCTTGTTCTTGTTTAGTCGACGCGTGACGTGTGTATCGAATGATATCTCATCTACTTAACAAAAGTctaatagtattattaaatataaaattcattCATTTGACAAAATAAAATAGATAATCATTTTCACGATTAAATAGTGATATTGTGGAGAAAAATTATCcagattttaatatatttaagcatagtttggtacacatgataggataaacatgtgatatataatataaagataagttaaggataaataagatgtaggatattatatttaatgttttgtatgattttaataagagtgattaaatttatatattagattgtaatgacaaaattaacattatcataataaattttataatttcaaagttgttgcttgagttcatattttttatctattcatGCATCgatagtgcttgcatgatttatttatttttacctaattttatatattatataatatgataattgagcccttgattttgtgagtcaagtcaaatatcaattcttaaggttaatcgagttatactaataattttattgacatttataaaaattatttatataattatctcgaattcatttatataattatcatattaatataatatataaaaataaataaaaatatttatttaattttaatttctacctagtagcatagatttataaaaatcatttataaattgagggcaattaagtcatttgtagtatattttatcattaaattaaaattatcacacctaatagaagagacattttatccttctaaaaaattatttatcaaaggcTCATGATAGTATCATGGGCTTTTTTAAAAGGTACCAAATATGGGATAAagaggattatttatcaatccctcCCTTATCTCATGTACCAAATTATGCCTTATatgttaattaaaattaaaaatatcgaTAAATATTGTTAATTGGGTTTTTAAATAACTTTTCAAAACTGGGTTGAGAAATTTAATATTCGGATTTATTGTTGCTGGGCCACCCGGTGTTTGCTGGCCCAATCCAGCTGATATTTTCGACCGTTACAAATATCATACCCCTCACTCTAGAGTTTAAAAACATCTCCTTCTCCTAACCGTCAATCTCTTTCATATTCGAATCCCAAAACCCCGAAGCAAAATCACGACTAATCTTGATTCTCTGTTACGACTTCAACCCCTTCACTAATTTCCCAGCTGTGACATTTGCCATTTTTCATcaaatttcatttcattttccaAGAAGAGTTTCAAAGATAGCGTTGATCAAGAAAACCCTCTGAGTAGGATGCCCGTATCGACAAGAATCACAAGATCGCAGAATTTGATCAGCCAATCACGGGATGATCGGAATCGAGAGAAAGGAAGCAGAGCACCCAGGAAAGATCCACTTGAAGACACCCATAAAATGGTTGTAAACCCGCACCATGGCCTCAAAGAGAAGATGAAAGCGCTGACCCTTTTGTACGAGCAGCAGAAACGGGGCCTCGCGGAGCCTCGATTTTTTACGCACCCGAGTGTCGACCTCATCGGTTCTTCAAAGAGAGATGAGAAAgagaacaaaattttgaagCCCAACTCAGGGAATGTGATGAGCGAGCACGCGTATAGTGCTCATTTACCGTGTAAGTTGCCGCCAGGCCCagttattgatgattttaaggAGACAAAAAGGTCGAGTGCAGTGGTGAGGAAACTCTCAATGGGGCCCAAATTGGAGTTAAGAGAAGATAAGAAGGAAAATGCACCAGAAATAGGGAATCTTGCTGAGAAAACAAGAGGCTGGGCGAGCCGGATTCTTGTGTTCGTGAGGTTGAGGCCTATGGCCAAGAAGGAAAAGGAAGTGGGATCAAAGTGTTGTGTGAGAATCGTGAATAAAAGAGATGTTTATTTGACGGAATTCTCGAATGAGAACGACTATCTTAGGCTAAAGAGGGTTCGTGGTCGACACTTCGCATTCGATGCTTCCTTTCCGGAGTCTACCAACCAACAAGAAGTTTACTGCACAACGTGAGTGCTTCAAAAATGATAATCTCTTCTATAATTCGTTTCATTATCTTTCCATAAGATTGCCGCCAGAAAGCAAAATTAGTTTCAAGTATCCTTGTTCTTGTGTTTCGGAAATGAACTACAATTATTTATGTGGTCAAAAACTGCTTGATTTCATTTCTTTTGGTGCTATTGTTTGTCAGAAGCTGACTTTAAATTCAGAGTAGCTGCTGATCATTTTTTTCTAACAGGGAAATCTGCGAATTACCATTTTgtgatttttgtaatttttaaggAAATAAATATGTCCATTTTTAGCTTAAACACTGACTACATTAAATTCTTGATATGCATTATTAACAATCGATTTTCTTGTTCCTATCCCTCCTCTTGATTATTCACTGGTTTCCTCCAATTATAAAACACATCTGGTTCATCTT from the Primulina tabacum isolate GXHZ01 chromosome 8, ASM2559414v2, whole genome shotgun sequence genome contains:
- the LOC142553217 gene encoding glycosyltransferase BC10-like — protein: MKNKQLPHEEKQQLITAVNLLNSQGYLHNLIIYFLFFGSGLVIGITLISYLKEIPLDSQRKRFSNDIVRSSSLCISSSPPPPPPLLLPPPPPSTTAVPPPCPQPLPPIPAGRIGLKEYIKPPIAMHDMKEEELLWRASMVPKIREFPFKRTPKVAFMFLAKGYLPLAPLWERFFSGHEGLYSIYVHSQPSFNGTMPEDSVFYGRRIPSKEVEWGKFNMIEAEKRLLANALLDVSNQRFILLSESCIPLFNFETVYDYLVYSRTTFVESYDLLGPVGRGRYNKRMMPHVKLEQWRKGAQWFEMDREMALEVISDHKYHFLFKRYCKPACYSDEHYLPTMLTMKFPRRNANRTLTWVDWSKGGPHPAKFLRLDRPNNL
- the LOC142553218 gene encoding AP-3 complex subunit delta-like encodes the protein MASPSLMESLFQRSLENLIKSVRLTPPSILPDFISKSIDEIRREIKSTDPLTKSTALQKLTYLHSVHGVDMSWAAFHSIELSSSPAYPHKRIAYLSAALSFDPFTTDVILLLTHQLRKDLTSSNVHDVGIALSTLSSIANTDLARDLTPELFNLLGSGKFFVRKKATAGVLRVFEHYPDAVRVCFKRVVENLDCSDVGVLSATVGLVCELTVKEPRSYLPLAPEFYKVLVECRNNWVLIKILKILSLLTPLEPRLGRRVVEPICEHLERSGAKSLVFECVRTIVTSLSEHESAVKLAVGKILEFLIDDDPNLKYLGLRALTIVAQNHLWAVMENKEVIVKALSDIDVNIKLEALRLLMSIVSEDNVAEICRILISHALKSDPEFCNEILGLMLLTCSRNFYEIIFDFDWYVSFLGEMARIPHCQKGKEIEDQLVDIGMRVKDARSELVHVARNLVIDPALLANQFIHKVLSAAAWVSGEYVELSRNPFELVEALLQPRSSLLPPSVRAVYIQSTFKVLAFCMHSYLSLDREDASPSIESTDYQVISDAVASGSLLNIKMDREIEVIDPELTSAASSMAHHLTRKSMMDLVQLVESNLGPLACSDEVEVQERANNVLGLIKLMKSNLQGCLDQLEGDKMNGEVEALEMIKLTVDAFSEELGPVSVNAQDRVPVPGGLQLKENLSDLEAIVSDIKLPISTSFSLVNPCSTEKDGPSISDCQNKDEPELSTESTSLLAEHRKRHGLYYLGSNDKEMITNDYPPANEPKLNATVETEGLLKLAEQSLVTKKEMNQSKPRPVVVKLDDGEGTKDTSKRPGFNGGLISGAVQEVLLGNEAAPSSSRSKSSDKLSKRRKNNEFVVGIPGSRNMTTNIDVTEPVFAGSRRRKDHHIHGEDRKDKSSMKEKEHDQQSEKKNGRRHGKHKSRRTPDVALNTEAKSPVIPDFLL